A section of the Phaseolus vulgaris cultivar G19833 unplaced genomic scaffold, P. vulgaris v2.0 scaffold_29, whole genome shotgun sequence genome encodes:
- the LOC137817303 gene encoding uncharacterized protein, translated as MVLSLEFSTQHRKQIALKKRVRELEHDKESLRSDFEAAQGSVELMRGMVEKARREYLAQVQETIKTEILMWQTLSSLDCEVVQLRAETSSLRQLNSQLVGELESTKEAAAAGEKRLEEVVGKLSEAKGQLEEVASSLAALTTERNAAEASKQKLEAEKADLMNVSGSFTAWTSINSSIFDGRALTLGAFNVS; from the exons atggtgctctctttggaattttccacccagcaccgcaagcagATAGCCCTGAAGAAGAGGGTAagggagcttgagcacgacaaagagtcactgcgaagtgacttcgaagctgcccaagggtccgtagagctgatgcggggcatggtggaaaaggctaggagggagtacctagcgcaggtccaagagaccatcaagacggagatcttgatgTGGCAAACTCTTAGCTCactggactgcgaggtggtgcagctacgggccgagacctcctccctacgccaactgaactctcaactagtgggggagctcgagtccaccaaggAAGCGGCCGCTGCTGGAGAGAAGaggcttgaggaggtggtgggcaaactgtctgaagccaAGGGCCAACTGGAAGAAgttgcctcctcccttgctgcccttaCCACTGAGAgaaatgctgcggaggcctcgaagcaaaaactggaggcggagaaagctgatctgatgaac gtgtcgggttccttcaccGCGTGGACCTCCATCAACTCATCGATCTTCGACGGTCGcgctctcaccctcggtgctttcaacgtttcttga